One window of the Labeo rohita strain BAU-BD-2019 chromosome 9, IGBB_LRoh.1.0, whole genome shotgun sequence genome contains the following:
- the LOC127171061 gene encoding H-2 class II histocompatibility antigen, I-E beta chain, which yields MSLPNLWSFHHILMLSAFTSTANGYYNYQWTQCIYSSSDFSDMVFLDGYYFNKYLYLQFNSTVGKFVGFTEFGVRYAEIWNKNPAILQHYRAEVDRFCKPNAVLYKKDIHDKAVAPVVKLSLVKQGDSRHPSLLMCSAYDFYPEKIKVSWLRDGVVVTSDVTSTEKMPNGDWYYQIHTELEYIPKAGEKISCMVEHAGFEKPMIYDWNPPLPEFEWNTPLLFTAGVAALMLGIIIAAAGFIYYKSK from the exons ATGTCTCTGCCAAATCTCTGGAGTTTCCATCACATTCTCATGCTGTCTGCATTCACCAGCACAG CTAATGGATATTATAATTACCAATGGACACAGTGCATCTACAGCTCCAGTGATTTCAGTGACATGGTGTTCTTGGATGGCTATTACTTCAATAAATATCTGTACTTACAGTTCAACAGCACCGTGGGAAAGTTTGTGGGGTTTACTGAGTTTGGAGTGAGATATGCAGAGATCTGGAACAAAAATCCAGCGATCTTGCAGCATTATAGGGCTGAAGTTGATAGATTCTGTAAACCTAATGCTGTACTGTACAAAAAGGATATCCATGATAAAGCAG TGGCGCCAGTTGTGAAGCTGAGTTTAGTGAAGCAGGGCGACAGCAGACACCCATCACTGCTGATGTGCAGTGCGTATGACTTCTACCCTGAGAAAATCAAAGTGTCCTGGCTGAGGGACGGTGTAGTGGTGACTTCTGACGTGACCTCAACTGAGAAGATGCCCAATGGAGACTGGTACTACCAGATTCACACTGAGCTGGAATACATTCCCAAAGCCGGAGAGAAGATCTCCTGTATGGTGGAGCATGCCGGCTTTGAGAAACCCATGATCTATGATTGGA ACCCTCCTCTCCCTGAGTTTGAGTGGAACACGCCGCTGTTATTCACTGCTGGAGTTGCTGCACTGATGCTGGGAATCATCATAGCGGCTGCTGGATTCATTTACTACAAGTCAAAATAA
- the LOC127171058 gene encoding RLA class II histocompatibility antigen, DP alpha-1 chain — MELYLAILTLTVFLSTDAQLEHDDFLITGCSETEKESMYASDEEEIWHADFNQKTGVVTLPDFADPISFPGFYEGSVANLEACKANLASLIKVYKSPPEEMEPPETSIYTRNDVQLTVENTLICHVTGFFPPPVNVSFAKNNVIVTEGVNLTQYRPRSDGSFHVFAYLKITPEEGDVYSCTVNHRALQGQPQTKIWSVPVAAAVLPSVGPAVFCGVGLTLGLLGVATGLFFLIKATTTDTPDMAKNIKHLMQWTQSKKVSPRF; from the exons ATGGAGCTGTATCTGGCCATTCTTACCCTCACTGTTTTTCTCTCAACTGATGCTCAAT TAGAGCATGACGATTTCTTAATTACTGGATGttctgaaacagaaaaagaatCTATGTATGCATCTGATGAAGAGGAGATTTGGCATGCTGACTTCAATCAAAAGACAGGAGTAGTTACATTACCTGATTTTGCAGATCCTATAAGCTTTCCAGGATTTTATGAAGGAAGTGTTGCAAACCTTGAAGCATGCAAAGCCAATTTGGCTTCACTCATTAAAGTTTACAAGAGCCCACCAGAGGAAATGG AACCCCCTGAGACATCCATCTATACAAGGAACGATGTGCAGCTGACTGTTGAAAACACCCTCATCTGTCACGTGACAGGCTTCTTTCCTCCACCTGTCAATGTCTCGTTCGCTAAGAACAATGTCATTGTGACTGAAGGAGTGAATCTGACTCAGTACCGACCGAGGAGCGATGGATCCTTCCACGTGTTCGCTTATCTGAAGATCACTCCTGAAGAGGGAGACGTTTACAGCTGCACAGTGAACCACCGAGCGCTCCAGGGCCAACCGCAGACTAAAATATGGA GCGTCCCGGTGGCAGCTGCTGTCCTGCCCAGTGTGGGTCCGGCGGTCTTCTGTGGAGTGGGATTGACTCTGGGGCTGCTGGGAGTCGCTACTGGACTCTTCTTCCTCATTAAAGCAACTACAACTGACACGCCAGATATGGCCAAAAACATCAAACATTTAATGCAGTGGACCCAATCAAAGAAAGTTTCTCCACGATTCTGA